A genomic window from Quercus lobata isolate SW786 chromosome 10, ValleyOak3.0 Primary Assembly, whole genome shotgun sequence includes:
- the LOC115962813 gene encoding uncharacterized protein LOC115962813 → MEAPEKSEETVSNYTPRMAGTVNWGTATVVGVFAGLLYGGSREASASVSKDAEVMLKLGSTADKREQHRLVRDAMEKRFVRVARGSIIGGVRLGMFTAAFYSLQNLLAEKRGVHDVFNVAAAGSATAATFGLIMPGSLQWRARNVALGSFLGAAICFPLGWLQLKLIEKANEGNMAANPSSEATSGVGAAIERLEGNLNK, encoded by the exons ATGGAAGCTCCTGAAAAATCTGAAGAGACTGTCTCAAAT TATACTCCAAGGATGGCCGGAACTGTCAATTGGGGCACAGCAACTGTTGTTGGAGTGTTTGCAGGCTTATTATATGGAGGCAGTAGGGAGGCATCCGCTTCTGTT AGCAAGGATGCAGAGGTAATGTTGAAGCTAGGGAGCACAGCAGATAAACGTGAGCAGCATCGACTAGTGAGAGATGCAATGGAAAAAAGATTTGTACGAGTTGCTCGTGGCTCCATAATTGGTGGAGTACGCCTTGGAATGTTCACTGCCGCATTTTACAGTTTACAGAATCTGCTTGCAGAGAAACGAGGTGTGCATGATGTTTTCAATGTTGCTGCTGCTGGTTCAGCCACTGCTGCAACATTTGGTCTAATTA TGCCAGGATCACTCCAATGGCGTGCAAGGAATGTTGCGCTGGGTTCATTTTTGGGAGCGGCAATATGTTTCCCTCTTG GTTGGCTTCAGCTGAAGCTTATAGAGAAAGCAAATGAAGGAAATATGGCAGCTAATCCTAGTTCAGAAGCAACGAGTGGTGTTGGTGCAGCAATAGAGAGGCTCGAGGgaaatttgaataaataa
- the LOC115964082 gene encoding U3 small nucleolar ribonucleoprotein protein MPP10 isoform X5 encodes MGMATSTKEPGLEALKRLKSTKAPEWLTPNPSLSQTARAASEHLFASLKPFTPKSPFEKLLTQGFDAEQIWQQIDLQSHPLMSTLRREVKRFEKNPDEISKLKKVQKVGHKGSEGVKGVVEEESDGLDEGLNGFDEELDEDEEEEEEEEKEEEERESEGEEEGEEGREGGIEDAFLKIKELEGFLEDGEAMEYGLKKKGDGLGKKSKKSKGSEEEEEEDDDDEEDDELGAFGLGDDEDDDQNADKMASYDDFFGSNKKKTSKRKSEVNVRSEDLDMGDEQEDSDMGDGQEDSDMGDEQEDSDMGDDQEDDGAFENKKQETLSTHEKELQKLRSQIELMEKEDLEQKDWTMQGEVTAEKRPVNSALEVDLEFDHNVRPAPVITEEVTVALEEIIKERILKGQYDDVQKAPRLPSVAPREIKELDENKSKKGLAEVYEEEYVQQTNLNSAPLSFKDEQKKEASMLFKKLCLKLDALSHFHFAPKPVIEDMSIQANVPALAMEEIAPVAVSDAAMLAPEEVFTGKGDIKEETELTQAERKRRRANKKRKFKG; translated from the exons ATGGGGATGGCGACCTCAACCAAAGAACCCGGACTCGAAGCTCTGAAACGCCTGAAATCTACGAAGGCACCAGAATGGCTAACACCGAACCCGTCTCTCTCTCAAACGGCTCGCGCCGCGTCAGAGCACCTCTTCGCTTCTCTGAAGCCCTTCACTCCGAAATCCCCATTCGAAAAGCTCTTGACCCAAGGGTTCGACGCCGAGCAGATATGGCAGCAAATCGATCTCCAATCCCACCCCCTTATGTCGACTCTGCGCCGCGAGGTGAAGCGGTTCGAGAAGAACCCAGATGAGATATCGAAGCTGAAGAAGGTTCAGAAAGTTGGGCACAAGGGTTCTGAGGGTGTAAAGGGTGTTGTAGAAGAGGAAAGTGATGGTCTTGATGAGGGATTAAATGGGTTTGATGAGGAATTGGAtgaggatgaagaagaggaagaggaggaggagaaggaggaggaagagagagagagtgagggtGAAGAGGAGGGAGAGGAAGGTAGAGAAGGTGGGATTGAAGATGCGTTTTTGAAGATAAAGGAATTGGAGGGGTTTTTGGAGGATGGTGAAGCTATGGAATATGGATTAAAGAAGAAAGGTGATGGGTTGGGTAAGAAAAGTAAGAAGAGTAAGggaagtgaagaagaagaagaagaagatgatgatgatgaagaggatgatgag CTTGGAGCCTTTGGGCTTGGTGATGATGAAGACGATGATCAAAATGCGGACAAGATGGCAAG TTATGATGACTTTTTTGGTTCTAATAAGAAAAAGACTTCAAAACGAAAATCAGAAGTGAATGTTCGGTCAGAAGATTTAGACATGGGTGACGAACAAGAAGATTCAGACATGGGTGATGGACAAGAAGATTCAGACATGGGTGATGAACAAGAGGATTCAGACATGGGTGATGATCAAGAAGATGATGGGGCTTTTGAAAataag aAGCAAGAGACTCTTTCTACCCATGAAAAAGAACTTCAGAAGCTTCGATCTCAAATAGAGCTGATGGAAAAGGAAGACCTGGAGCAAAAAGATTGGACCATGCAGGGAGAG GTAACTGCTGAAAAAAGGCCAGTGAACAGTGCATTAGAAGTTGATCTGGAATTTGATCACAATGTGAGACCTGCCCCTGTGATCACTGAGGAGGTTACAGTAGCACTTGAAGAAATCATAAAGGAACGGATCCTTAAG GGACAATATGATGATGTGCAAAAGGCTCCTAGGTTGCCGTCTGTGGCTCCGAGAGAAATCAAAGAGTTG GACGAGAATAAAAGCAAGAAGGGTCTTGCTGAAGTTTATGAG GAAGAATATGTTCAGCAGACAAATCTGAATTCTGCCCCTTTGTCATTCAAGGATGAACAGAAGAAAGAG GCTAGCATGTTGTTCAAGAAACTTTGCTTAAAGCTGGATGCTCTTTCTCATTTCCACTTTGCTCCAAAACCT GTTATAGAGGACATGTCTATACAAGCAAATGTCCCAGCTCTAGCAATGGAAGAG ATTGCACCTGTGGCTGTCTCAGACGCAGCTATGCTGGCTCCTGAGGAAGTTTTTACTGGCAAAGGTGACATTAAGGAAGAAACTGAGCTTACACAGGCAGAAAGGAAGAGGAGGAGAGCTAATAAGAAGAGGAAATTCAAAG GATAA
- the LOC115964082 gene encoding U3 small nucleolar ribonucleoprotein protein MPP10 isoform X2, with protein MGMATSTKEPGLEALKRLKSTKAPEWLTPNPSLSQTARAASEHLFASLKPFTPKSPFEKLLTQGFDAEQIWQQIDLQSHPLMSTLRREVKRFEKNPDEISKLKKVQKVGHKGSEGVKGVVEEESDGLDEGLNGFDEELDEDEEEEEEEEKEEEERESEGEEEGEEGREGGIEDAFLKIKELEGFLEDGEAMEYGLKKKGDGLGKKSKKSKGSEEEEEEDDDDEEDDELGAFGLGDDEDDDQNADKMASYDDFFGSNKKKTSKRKSEVNVRSEDLDMGDEQEDSDMGDGQEDSDMGDEQEDSDMGDDQEDDGAFENKQETLSTHEKELQKLRSQIELMEKEDLEQKDWTMQGEVTAEKRPVNSALEVDLEFDHNVRPAPVITEEVTVALEEIIKERILKGQYDDVQKAPRLPSVAPREIKELDENKSKKGLAEVYEEEYVQQTNLNSAPLSFKDEQKKEASMLFKKLCLKLDALSHFHFAPKPVIEDMSIQANVPALAMEEVKSLLHLWLSQTQLCWLLRKFLLAKVTLRKKLSLHRQKGRGGELIRRGNSKDKLIEGISMTRSDRIEQSQHKDH; from the exons ATGGGGATGGCGACCTCAACCAAAGAACCCGGACTCGAAGCTCTGAAACGCCTGAAATCTACGAAGGCACCAGAATGGCTAACACCGAACCCGTCTCTCTCTCAAACGGCTCGCGCCGCGTCAGAGCACCTCTTCGCTTCTCTGAAGCCCTTCACTCCGAAATCCCCATTCGAAAAGCTCTTGACCCAAGGGTTCGACGCCGAGCAGATATGGCAGCAAATCGATCTCCAATCCCACCCCCTTATGTCGACTCTGCGCCGCGAGGTGAAGCGGTTCGAGAAGAACCCAGATGAGATATCGAAGCTGAAGAAGGTTCAGAAAGTTGGGCACAAGGGTTCTGAGGGTGTAAAGGGTGTTGTAGAAGAGGAAAGTGATGGTCTTGATGAGGGATTAAATGGGTTTGATGAGGAATTGGAtgaggatgaagaagaggaagaggaggaggagaaggaggaggaagagagagagagtgagggtGAAGAGGAGGGAGAGGAAGGTAGAGAAGGTGGGATTGAAGATGCGTTTTTGAAGATAAAGGAATTGGAGGGGTTTTTGGAGGATGGTGAAGCTATGGAATATGGATTAAAGAAGAAAGGTGATGGGTTGGGTAAGAAAAGTAAGAAGAGTAAGggaagtgaagaagaagaagaagaagatgatgatgatgaagaggatgatgag CTTGGAGCCTTTGGGCTTGGTGATGATGAAGACGATGATCAAAATGCGGACAAGATGGCAAG TTATGATGACTTTTTTGGTTCTAATAAGAAAAAGACTTCAAAACGAAAATCAGAAGTGAATGTTCGGTCAGAAGATTTAGACATGGGTGACGAACAAGAAGATTCAGACATGGGTGATGGACAAGAAGATTCAGACATGGGTGATGAACAAGAGGATTCAGACATGGGTGATGATCAAGAAGATGATGGGGCTTTTGAAAataag CAAGAGACTCTTTCTACCCATGAAAAAGAACTTCAGAAGCTTCGATCTCAAATAGAGCTGATGGAAAAGGAAGACCTGGAGCAAAAAGATTGGACCATGCAGGGAGAG GTAACTGCTGAAAAAAGGCCAGTGAACAGTGCATTAGAAGTTGATCTGGAATTTGATCACAATGTGAGACCTGCCCCTGTGATCACTGAGGAGGTTACAGTAGCACTTGAAGAAATCATAAAGGAACGGATCCTTAAG GGACAATATGATGATGTGCAAAAGGCTCCTAGGTTGCCGTCTGTGGCTCCGAGAGAAATCAAAGAGTTG GACGAGAATAAAAGCAAGAAGGGTCTTGCTGAAGTTTATGAG GAAGAATATGTTCAGCAGACAAATCTGAATTCTGCCCCTTTGTCATTCAAGGATGAACAGAAGAAAGAG GCTAGCATGTTGTTCAAGAAACTTTGCTTAAAGCTGGATGCTCTTTCTCATTTCCACTTTGCTCCAAAACCT GTTATAGAGGACATGTCTATACAAGCAAATGTCCCAGCTCTAGCAATGGAAGAGGTAAAGAGTTT ATTGCACCTGTGGCTGTCTCAGACGCAGCTATGCTGGCTCCTGAGGAAGTTTTTACTGGCAAAGGTGACATTAAGGAAGAAACTGAGCTTACACAGGCAGAAAGGAAGAGGAGGAGAGCTAATAAGAAGAGGAAATTCAAAG GATAAGCTAATTGAAGGGATATCGATGACAAGGAGTGACAGAATTGAACAAAGTCAAC ACAAAGACCATTGA
- the LOC115964082 gene encoding U3 small nucleolar ribonucleoprotein protein MPP10 isoform X3, with protein sequence MGMATSTKEPGLEALKRLKSTKAPEWLTPNPSLSQTARAASEHLFASLKPFTPKSPFEKLLTQGFDAEQIWQQIDLQSHPLMSTLRREVKRFEKNPDEISKLKKVQKVGHKGSEGVKGVVEEESDGLDEGLNGFDEELDEDEEEEEEEEKEEEERESEGEEEGEEGREGGIEDAFLKIKELEGFLEDGEAMEYGLKKKGDGLGKKSKKSKGSEEEEEEDDDDEEDDELGAFGLGDDEDDDQNADKMASYDDFFGSNKKKTSKRKSEVNVRSEDLDMGDEQEDSDMGDGQEDSDMGDEQEDSDMGDDQEDDGAFENKKQETLSTHEKELQKLRSQIELMEKEDLEQKDWTMQGEVTAEKRPVNSALEVDLEFDHNVRPAPVITEEVTVALEEIIKERILKGQYDDVQKAPRLPSVAPREIKELDENKSKKGLAEVYEEEYVQQTNLNSAPLSFKDEQKKEASMLFKKLCLKLDALSHFHFAPKPVIEDMSIQANVPALAMEEIAPVAVSDAAMLAPEEVFTGKGDIKEETELTQAERKRRRANKKRKFKAEAAKRTAKKPQDSTSLNHDHGKEE encoded by the exons ATGGGGATGGCGACCTCAACCAAAGAACCCGGACTCGAAGCTCTGAAACGCCTGAAATCTACGAAGGCACCAGAATGGCTAACACCGAACCCGTCTCTCTCTCAAACGGCTCGCGCCGCGTCAGAGCACCTCTTCGCTTCTCTGAAGCCCTTCACTCCGAAATCCCCATTCGAAAAGCTCTTGACCCAAGGGTTCGACGCCGAGCAGATATGGCAGCAAATCGATCTCCAATCCCACCCCCTTATGTCGACTCTGCGCCGCGAGGTGAAGCGGTTCGAGAAGAACCCAGATGAGATATCGAAGCTGAAGAAGGTTCAGAAAGTTGGGCACAAGGGTTCTGAGGGTGTAAAGGGTGTTGTAGAAGAGGAAAGTGATGGTCTTGATGAGGGATTAAATGGGTTTGATGAGGAATTGGAtgaggatgaagaagaggaagaggaggaggagaaggaggaggaagagagagagagtgagggtGAAGAGGAGGGAGAGGAAGGTAGAGAAGGTGGGATTGAAGATGCGTTTTTGAAGATAAAGGAATTGGAGGGGTTTTTGGAGGATGGTGAAGCTATGGAATATGGATTAAAGAAGAAAGGTGATGGGTTGGGTAAGAAAAGTAAGAAGAGTAAGggaagtgaagaagaagaagaagaagatgatgatgatgaagaggatgatgag CTTGGAGCCTTTGGGCTTGGTGATGATGAAGACGATGATCAAAATGCGGACAAGATGGCAAG TTATGATGACTTTTTTGGTTCTAATAAGAAAAAGACTTCAAAACGAAAATCAGAAGTGAATGTTCGGTCAGAAGATTTAGACATGGGTGACGAACAAGAAGATTCAGACATGGGTGATGGACAAGAAGATTCAGACATGGGTGATGAACAAGAGGATTCAGACATGGGTGATGATCAAGAAGATGATGGGGCTTTTGAAAataag aAGCAAGAGACTCTTTCTACCCATGAAAAAGAACTTCAGAAGCTTCGATCTCAAATAGAGCTGATGGAAAAGGAAGACCTGGAGCAAAAAGATTGGACCATGCAGGGAGAG GTAACTGCTGAAAAAAGGCCAGTGAACAGTGCATTAGAAGTTGATCTGGAATTTGATCACAATGTGAGACCTGCCCCTGTGATCACTGAGGAGGTTACAGTAGCACTTGAAGAAATCATAAAGGAACGGATCCTTAAG GGACAATATGATGATGTGCAAAAGGCTCCTAGGTTGCCGTCTGTGGCTCCGAGAGAAATCAAAGAGTTG GACGAGAATAAAAGCAAGAAGGGTCTTGCTGAAGTTTATGAG GAAGAATATGTTCAGCAGACAAATCTGAATTCTGCCCCTTTGTCATTCAAGGATGAACAGAAGAAAGAG GCTAGCATGTTGTTCAAGAAACTTTGCTTAAAGCTGGATGCTCTTTCTCATTTCCACTTTGCTCCAAAACCT GTTATAGAGGACATGTCTATACAAGCAAATGTCCCAGCTCTAGCAATGGAAGAG ATTGCACCTGTGGCTGTCTCAGACGCAGCTATGCTGGCTCCTGAGGAAGTTTTTACTGGCAAAGGTGACATTAAGGAAGAAACTGAGCTTACACAGGCAGAAAGGAAGAGGAGGAGAGCTAATAAGAAGAGGAAATTCAAAG CTGAGGCAGCTAAACGGACTGCAAAGAAGCCACAAGACAGCACATCCCTAAACCATGATCATG GCAAAGAAGAATGA
- the LOC115964082 gene encoding U3 small nucleolar ribonucleoprotein protein MPP10 isoform X4, with product MGMATSTKEPGLEALKRLKSTKAPEWLTPNPSLSQTARAASEHLFASLKPFTPKSPFEKLLTQGFDAEQIWQQIDLQSHPLMSTLRREVKRFEKNPDEISKLKKVQKVGHKGSEGVKGVVEEESDGLDEGLNGFDEELDEDEEEEEEEEKEEEERESEGEEEGEEGREGGIEDAFLKIKELEGFLEDGEAMEYGLKKKGDGLGKKSKKSKGSEEEEEEDDDDEEDDELGAFGLGDDEDDDQNADKMASYDDFFGSNKKKTSKRKSEVNVRSEDLDMGDEQEDSDMGDGQEDSDMGDEQEDSDMGDDQEDDGAFENKKQETLSTHEKELQKLRSQIELMEKEDLEQKDWTMQGEVTAEKRPVNSALEVDLEFDHNVRPAPVITEEVTVALEEIIKERILKGQYDDVQKAPRLPSVAPREIKELDENKSKKGLAEVYEEEYVQQTNLNSAPLSFKDEQKKEASMLFKKLCLKLDALSHFHFAPKPVIEDMSIQANVPALAMEEVKSLLHLWLSQTQLCWLLRKFLLAKVTLRKKLSLHRQKGRGGELIRRGNSKLRQLNGLQRSHKTAHP from the exons ATGGGGATGGCGACCTCAACCAAAGAACCCGGACTCGAAGCTCTGAAACGCCTGAAATCTACGAAGGCACCAGAATGGCTAACACCGAACCCGTCTCTCTCTCAAACGGCTCGCGCCGCGTCAGAGCACCTCTTCGCTTCTCTGAAGCCCTTCACTCCGAAATCCCCATTCGAAAAGCTCTTGACCCAAGGGTTCGACGCCGAGCAGATATGGCAGCAAATCGATCTCCAATCCCACCCCCTTATGTCGACTCTGCGCCGCGAGGTGAAGCGGTTCGAGAAGAACCCAGATGAGATATCGAAGCTGAAGAAGGTTCAGAAAGTTGGGCACAAGGGTTCTGAGGGTGTAAAGGGTGTTGTAGAAGAGGAAAGTGATGGTCTTGATGAGGGATTAAATGGGTTTGATGAGGAATTGGAtgaggatgaagaagaggaagaggaggaggagaaggaggaggaagagagagagagtgagggtGAAGAGGAGGGAGAGGAAGGTAGAGAAGGTGGGATTGAAGATGCGTTTTTGAAGATAAAGGAATTGGAGGGGTTTTTGGAGGATGGTGAAGCTATGGAATATGGATTAAAGAAGAAAGGTGATGGGTTGGGTAAGAAAAGTAAGAAGAGTAAGggaagtgaagaagaagaagaagaagatgatgatgatgaagaggatgatgag CTTGGAGCCTTTGGGCTTGGTGATGATGAAGACGATGATCAAAATGCGGACAAGATGGCAAG TTATGATGACTTTTTTGGTTCTAATAAGAAAAAGACTTCAAAACGAAAATCAGAAGTGAATGTTCGGTCAGAAGATTTAGACATGGGTGACGAACAAGAAGATTCAGACATGGGTGATGGACAAGAAGATTCAGACATGGGTGATGAACAAGAGGATTCAGACATGGGTGATGATCAAGAAGATGATGGGGCTTTTGAAAataag aAGCAAGAGACTCTTTCTACCCATGAAAAAGAACTTCAGAAGCTTCGATCTCAAATAGAGCTGATGGAAAAGGAAGACCTGGAGCAAAAAGATTGGACCATGCAGGGAGAG GTAACTGCTGAAAAAAGGCCAGTGAACAGTGCATTAGAAGTTGATCTGGAATTTGATCACAATGTGAGACCTGCCCCTGTGATCACTGAGGAGGTTACAGTAGCACTTGAAGAAATCATAAAGGAACGGATCCTTAAG GGACAATATGATGATGTGCAAAAGGCTCCTAGGTTGCCGTCTGTGGCTCCGAGAGAAATCAAAGAGTTG GACGAGAATAAAAGCAAGAAGGGTCTTGCTGAAGTTTATGAG GAAGAATATGTTCAGCAGACAAATCTGAATTCTGCCCCTTTGTCATTCAAGGATGAACAGAAGAAAGAG GCTAGCATGTTGTTCAAGAAACTTTGCTTAAAGCTGGATGCTCTTTCTCATTTCCACTTTGCTCCAAAACCT GTTATAGAGGACATGTCTATACAAGCAAATGTCCCAGCTCTAGCAATGGAAGAGGTAAAGAGTTT ATTGCACCTGTGGCTGTCTCAGACGCAGCTATGCTGGCTCCTGAGGAAGTTTTTACTGGCAAAGGTGACATTAAGGAAGAAACTGAGCTTACACAGGCAGAAAGGAAGAGGAGGAGAGCTAATAAGAAGAGGAAATTCAAAG CTGAGGCAGCTAAACGGACTGCAAAGAAGCCACAAGACAGCACATCCCTAA
- the LOC115964082 gene encoding U3 small nucleolar ribonucleoprotein protein MPP10 isoform X1 produces the protein MGMATSTKEPGLEALKRLKSTKAPEWLTPNPSLSQTARAASEHLFASLKPFTPKSPFEKLLTQGFDAEQIWQQIDLQSHPLMSTLRREVKRFEKNPDEISKLKKVQKVGHKGSEGVKGVVEEESDGLDEGLNGFDEELDEDEEEEEEEEKEEEERESEGEEEGEEGREGGIEDAFLKIKELEGFLEDGEAMEYGLKKKGDGLGKKSKKSKGSEEEEEEDDDDEEDDELGAFGLGDDEDDDQNADKMASYDDFFGSNKKKTSKRKSEVNVRSEDLDMGDEQEDSDMGDGQEDSDMGDEQEDSDMGDDQEDDGAFENKKQETLSTHEKELQKLRSQIELMEKEDLEQKDWTMQGEVTAEKRPVNSALEVDLEFDHNVRPAPVITEEVTVALEEIIKERILKGQYDDVQKAPRLPSVAPREIKELDENKSKKGLAEVYEEEYVQQTNLNSAPLSFKDEQKKEASMLFKKLCLKLDALSHFHFAPKPVIEDMSIQANVPALAMEEVKSLLHLWLSQTQLCWLLRKFLLAKVTLRKKLSLHRQKGRGGELIRRGNSKDKLIEGISMTRSDRIEQSQHKDH, from the exons ATGGGGATGGCGACCTCAACCAAAGAACCCGGACTCGAAGCTCTGAAACGCCTGAAATCTACGAAGGCACCAGAATGGCTAACACCGAACCCGTCTCTCTCTCAAACGGCTCGCGCCGCGTCAGAGCACCTCTTCGCTTCTCTGAAGCCCTTCACTCCGAAATCCCCATTCGAAAAGCTCTTGACCCAAGGGTTCGACGCCGAGCAGATATGGCAGCAAATCGATCTCCAATCCCACCCCCTTATGTCGACTCTGCGCCGCGAGGTGAAGCGGTTCGAGAAGAACCCAGATGAGATATCGAAGCTGAAGAAGGTTCAGAAAGTTGGGCACAAGGGTTCTGAGGGTGTAAAGGGTGTTGTAGAAGAGGAAAGTGATGGTCTTGATGAGGGATTAAATGGGTTTGATGAGGAATTGGAtgaggatgaagaagaggaagaggaggaggagaaggaggaggaagagagagagagtgagggtGAAGAGGAGGGAGAGGAAGGTAGAGAAGGTGGGATTGAAGATGCGTTTTTGAAGATAAAGGAATTGGAGGGGTTTTTGGAGGATGGTGAAGCTATGGAATATGGATTAAAGAAGAAAGGTGATGGGTTGGGTAAGAAAAGTAAGAAGAGTAAGggaagtgaagaagaagaagaagaagatgatgatgatgaagaggatgatgag CTTGGAGCCTTTGGGCTTGGTGATGATGAAGACGATGATCAAAATGCGGACAAGATGGCAAG TTATGATGACTTTTTTGGTTCTAATAAGAAAAAGACTTCAAAACGAAAATCAGAAGTGAATGTTCGGTCAGAAGATTTAGACATGGGTGACGAACAAGAAGATTCAGACATGGGTGATGGACAAGAAGATTCAGACATGGGTGATGAACAAGAGGATTCAGACATGGGTGATGATCAAGAAGATGATGGGGCTTTTGAAAataag aAGCAAGAGACTCTTTCTACCCATGAAAAAGAACTTCAGAAGCTTCGATCTCAAATAGAGCTGATGGAAAAGGAAGACCTGGAGCAAAAAGATTGGACCATGCAGGGAGAG GTAACTGCTGAAAAAAGGCCAGTGAACAGTGCATTAGAAGTTGATCTGGAATTTGATCACAATGTGAGACCTGCCCCTGTGATCACTGAGGAGGTTACAGTAGCACTTGAAGAAATCATAAAGGAACGGATCCTTAAG GGACAATATGATGATGTGCAAAAGGCTCCTAGGTTGCCGTCTGTGGCTCCGAGAGAAATCAAAGAGTTG GACGAGAATAAAAGCAAGAAGGGTCTTGCTGAAGTTTATGAG GAAGAATATGTTCAGCAGACAAATCTGAATTCTGCCCCTTTGTCATTCAAGGATGAACAGAAGAAAGAG GCTAGCATGTTGTTCAAGAAACTTTGCTTAAAGCTGGATGCTCTTTCTCATTTCCACTTTGCTCCAAAACCT GTTATAGAGGACATGTCTATACAAGCAAATGTCCCAGCTCTAGCAATGGAAGAGGTAAAGAGTTT ATTGCACCTGTGGCTGTCTCAGACGCAGCTATGCTGGCTCCTGAGGAAGTTTTTACTGGCAAAGGTGACATTAAGGAAGAAACTGAGCTTACACAGGCAGAAAGGAAGAGGAGGAGAGCTAATAAGAAGAGGAAATTCAAAG GATAAGCTAATTGAAGGGATATCGATGACAAGGAGTGACAGAATTGAACAAAGTCAAC ACAAAGACCATTGA